A window of Actinomycetota bacterium genomic DNA:
CACCGCGCGAGCCGTCGGCGCTGCGCAGCGTCCAGCCGTCCTCGTCGGTGACGATCTCGTCGGTCCCGCGCAGGAACCACGGCTCGATCGCGATCACCAACCCGGGCTTCAACACCAGCCCGCGACCGGGCCGGCCGTCGTTGCTGACATGCGGGTCGCCGTGCATCGTGCGCCCCACCCCGTGCCCGCCGAACTGGAGGTTCACGCTCAGTCCGTCGGCGTGCGCGACCGCGCCGATCGCGGCCGACACGTCGCCGAGCCGGTTGCCCACCGTCGCAGCGGCGATCCCGGCGTCCAACGCCCGCACCGTCGTGTCGATCAGGTCGAGGTCGTCCTGCCGAGCAGTTCCCACGACGACCGACACCGCCGAATCCGCGACCCACCCGTCGACCGAGGCCGCGAAGTCCAGCGACAGCAGATCACCGTCGCGCAGCCGGTAGTTGTGGGGAAGCCCATGCAGCACAGCGTCGTTCACCGACGTACAGATCACCTTGCCGAACGGCGAGGCGCCGAAGGAGGGGTGGTAGTCCAGATAGCAGCTGGTCGCTCCCGCCTCGCGGATCATGTCGTGCGCCAGCCGGTCCAGGTCGAGCAGATTCACCCCGACGGCTGCGGCGGCACTGGTCGCTTCCAGGACGCTGGCCACGAAGCGGCCGGCCGGACGCATCTGCTCGATCTCCGCCGCAGAATGGAACTCGATCACGCGCCGAGCGTAGTGCGGTGAAGCCGGCCGATCGCGGCTCGGTCAGCGCACGCGCCAGGAGCTGGTGACCAGACCCACTTGCCCCGGCACCGAGCTCACCGCGACGCGGTAGGTGCCCGGTGCGGTGTGCCAGCGCGTGGACAGCGTCGCCCGCTTGGCCTTGGCCTTCGCCGCGACGACCCAGCGGCCGTCCTTCTTCTGCTGCAGCCGGACCAGTTGACCCTGCGCTTGCTTCAGCGTGACCTTGACGGCGGCCTTGGAGCGCTTCACCTTGAGCGCGGGCGACGAGAAGACCACGACGGGCATGGTCGCGACACTCAGCGACCAGGACGCGCTGATCTGTGTGGTGGCCGGGATCGGCACCGGTGCCGCTGCCATGCCGTTGCCGTCCAAGGTGACGACCCGCGTCGAGGTCACGCCCCGGGTCACCGTGGTGATGGTCACCAGCTGCCCGGCGGGGGCGCTGCCATCAGAACGCCGGCCGATCGCCAGCACGATCGCCTGCCCGCCCGCGGTGACCACCGACCGGTCCACGACCATGCTCAGCGTGCTCGAGACCGCCCCGGGCGCGCCGGAGACCGGGATCGACGCCAACGTGAGCACGCCGAATCCGTAGTCGTTGTCGCGGCCGGCGGGCCCGGCGTCGCGAGCGGTGGAGGTCAGGACGGCGCCCGCCGCGGTGCCGAGCGCGCCGGGATGGATCGACAGCCAGAGCGCGGCCGCCGCGGTGACGTGCGGTGCGGCCATCGACGTACCGGACATGAACTGGTAGCCGCCCGGCACGGTCGACAGGATCTGTTCGCCCGGAGCCGCCAGGTCGACGTACGAGCCGGCGGTCGAGAACGGCGACACCGCACCGGCCGGACCGATCGAGGCGACGGCGAGCACGCTGGGGTACGCCGCCGGATACGACGTCGGGCTGCCGTAGCTTCGCCCGTTCCCGGAGGCGGCGACGACCAGTACGCCACGACTCTGCGCGTAGGCCATCGCATTGGCCAGCACGCTGCTGGACGTCGGGCTGCCCAGGCTCAGGTTGATGACGCCCGCGCCTCGGTCGACGGCGGCGACCACGGCGCTTGCCGCATCCGAGATGTATCCGGCGCCGTTGGCGTCGAGGACCCGCAGCGGCAGAATCGTGACCTTGTCGGCCTCGCCGGCGATGCCCACGTCGTTGCCGCGGGCCGCCGCGACGACACCTCCCACATGGGTTCCGTGACCGTTCTGGTCGGCCCATCCGGCAGTCGCACCGGCGTTGGCCGGGTCCACGTAGTCGATCCCGGGAAGCACTCGTCCGGCCAGTTCCGGATGGGTCCCGTCGACGCCGGAATCGATCACGGCGACGGTGACACCCGCGCCGCGGGTCGTGGTAGCCGCAGCGTCGACAGCCAGACTCGCCATGTCCCACTGGTACCCGGTGAGGGGATCAACGGTGGTGTTCTGCTCGGCGCCCGATACCGCGGTCAACGGCAGGACCCGCGAACGCTCCTCGGTGACGTCCGCGAGCAGCTCCGTGCGGGCATCCACGGCGACGGCCAGCACACCCGGAACCTCTTGTGCCGCTGCGATGGCGGCCGGCGCCGCCGCGACGGTCGTCGTCGTCGTGTCGATGTCGGGCTTGCCCTCGCCGTCGACGCGCCAGGTGGCCACTCGCACCGCAGTGCGGTCGTTGACCGGGGCTGTGTCGCCGGTCCCGCTCGCGGCGTCGGCGAGAGCGTCGTCGAGCAACTCGCTCGGCGCCGCGGTCACCGTGTGGTCCGGCGCGGTCCAGCTGTGGTCGGCCGCCACGCCATGGTCGACCGACGGGCGCTCGCCGGGGCCGCTGGCCTGCGCCCACGCGGTGCCGCTACCGAGCGGGCCGACGATTCCGCCAACGATCACGCCGACGGCCATGGCCGTGGCGGCAGCGACGGTCCACGGTCTGCGGTGGTG
This region includes:
- the map gene encoding type I methionyl aminopeptidase; translation: MIEFHSAAEIEQMRPAGRFVASVLEATSAAAAVGVNLLDLDRLAHDMIREAGATSCYLDYHPSFGASPFGKVICTSVNDAVLHGLPHNYRLRDGDLLSLDFAASVDGWVADSAVSVVVGTARQDDLDLIDTTVRALDAGIAAATVGNRLGDVSAAIGAVAHADGLSVNLQFGGHGVGRTMHGDPHVSNDGRPGRGLVLKPGLVIAIEPWFLRGTDEIVTDEDGWTLRSADGSRGAHSEHTIAITAEGPLILTAR